A genomic segment from Pseudokineococcus lusitanus encodes:
- a CDS encoding sugar phosphate isomerase/epimerase family protein codes for MQNEPGSTTHDAPSGSTRRGLFKAAAGAAALAGAAGVAAAPAASASVQPGERGIPVRRRSIQLYTVRNILNADVDLTLRTIREIGYRNVETAGAPAGLSIAQFRDKLDQYGLKATSAHIGIPQPFNEDAWKQSLADARTLGATYVNHPFFGQGANGPVREAAAYEQLAKDLNRAGELANAARVQMGYHNHHAEYFRMNDGSGRTGMDILFANTHEDLVHFELDLFWTYRGAADPVDIVRANPGRIRQFHVKDINANATFEDAGQGLADFDRVFRTAGRAGLVEFIVERDDAGSAPRTPEQALDTARVGFQFLEAFRF; via the coding sequence ATGCAGAACGAGCCCGGCTCCACCACCCACGACGCTCCTTCCGGCTCCACCCGTCGCGGCCTCTTCAAGGCGGCCGCCGGTGCCGCCGCCCTCGCCGGCGCGGCCGGCGTCGCGGCCGCCCCCGCGGCCTCGGCCTCGGTCCAGCCCGGCGAGCGGGGCATCCCCGTGCGCCGCCGCAGCATCCAGCTGTACACGGTGCGCAACATCCTCAACGCCGACGTCGACCTGACGCTCCGGACCATCCGCGAGATCGGCTACCGCAACGTCGAGACCGCCGGCGCGCCGGCCGGGCTCTCGATCGCGCAGTTCCGCGACAAGCTCGACCAGTACGGCCTCAAGGCGACGTCGGCCCACATCGGGATCCCGCAGCCGTTCAACGAGGACGCGTGGAAGCAGTCGCTGGCCGACGCCCGCACCCTGGGCGCCACGTACGTCAACCACCCGTTCTTCGGGCAGGGCGCCAACGGGCCCGTCCGCGAGGCGGCGGCCTACGAGCAGCTGGCCAAGGACCTCAACCGGGCCGGCGAGCTCGCCAACGCGGCGCGCGTGCAGATGGGCTACCACAACCACCACGCCGAGTACTTCCGCATGAACGACGGCTCGGGCCGCACCGGCATGGACATCCTCTTCGCCAACACGCACGAGGACCTCGTCCACTTCGAGCTCGACCTGTTCTGGACCTACCGCGGTGCGGCGGACCCCGTGGACATCGTCCGCGCCAACCCGGGCCGCATCCGCCAGTTCCACGTCAAGGACATCAACGCGAACGCCACCTTCGAGGACGCGGGCCAGGGCCTGGCGGACTTCGACCGCGTCTTCCGCACCGCGGGCCGCGCGGGCCTCGTGGAGTTCATCGTCGAGCGCGACGACGCCGGCTCTGCTCCCCGGACCCCGGAGCAGGCGCTCGACACCGCCCGCGTGGGCTTCCAGTTCCTCGAGGCCTTCCGCTTCTGA
- a CDS encoding RluA family pseudouridine synthase produces the protein MPVPDGLVGERVDAALARLLGLSRSRAAEVAAAGGVRVDGRELGKSDRLVGGGWLEVELPDPPSAPVVVAEPVPGLRVVHDDDDLVVVDKPVGVAAHPSPGWDGPTVVGGLAGAGYRIATSGAAERQGVVHRLDVGTSGLMVVAKSERAYTLLKQAFRERTVTKTYHALVQGHPDPSAGTVDAPIGRHPSASSDHRFAVVEGGRPSVTHYSTLEAHRSASLLEVRLETGRTHQIRVHMSALRHPCVGDLTYGADPTLAARLGVRRQWLHALRLGFEHPGTGLPVVYESTYPEDLAVALERLRG, from the coding sequence ATGCCCGTCCCCGACGGCCTCGTCGGCGAGCGCGTCGACGCCGCGCTGGCCCGCCTGCTCGGCCTGTCGCGGTCCCGGGCGGCCGAGGTCGCCGCCGCGGGCGGCGTCCGCGTCGACGGGCGCGAGCTCGGCAAGTCCGACCGCCTCGTCGGCGGCGGCTGGCTCGAGGTCGAGCTGCCCGACCCGCCGTCCGCCCCGGTCGTCGTGGCCGAGCCCGTGCCCGGGCTGCGCGTCGTCCACGACGACGACGACCTCGTCGTCGTCGACAAGCCCGTCGGGGTCGCCGCCCACCCGAGCCCCGGCTGGGACGGCCCCACGGTCGTCGGCGGGCTCGCCGGCGCGGGGTACCGCATCGCCACCTCGGGGGCGGCGGAGCGGCAGGGCGTCGTCCACCGGCTCGACGTCGGCACCTCGGGGCTGATGGTCGTCGCCAAGAGCGAGCGGGCGTACACCCTGCTCAAGCAGGCCTTCCGCGAGCGGACCGTGACGAAGACCTACCACGCGCTGGTCCAGGGCCACCCGGACCCGTCCGCCGGCACGGTCGACGCCCCCATCGGGCGGCACCCGTCCGCGAGCTCCGACCACCGCTTCGCCGTCGTCGAGGGCGGTCGGCCCAGCGTCACGCACTACTCGACGCTCGAGGCGCACCGGTCGGCGTCCCTGCTGGAGGTCCGGCTGGAGACGGGGCGCACGCACCAGATCCGTGTGCACATGTCGGCGCTGCGGCACCCGTGCGTGGGGGACCTCACCTACGGCGCGGACCCGACGCTCGCCGCGCGGCTCGGCGTCCGGCGCCAGTGGCTCCACGCCCTGCGGCTCGGCTTCGAGCACCCGGGCACCGGGCTGCCCGTGGTCTACGAGAGCACCTACCCCGAGGACCTCGCCGTCGCGCTGGAGCGCCTGCGCGGCTGA
- the lspA gene encoding signal peptidase II — MALVVLLVWGTDQVTKLLAVDRLVEGEPVPVVDGVLDLYLLYNPGAAFSLGTGATPLLTAFAVVVVVGVAVVARRLGSRAWALTLGVLMGGALGNLTDRLLREPGPLHGHVVDFLRLPRWPVFNVADIAVVTAAVLVVLLTLRGVGVDGSREGRDGTTGTPDTDGAPDVADARDARDARDGDAAPTEGHDDEGGPRRG; from the coding sequence ATGGCCCTCGTGGTCCTGCTCGTCTGGGGCACCGACCAGGTGACCAAGCTCCTCGCCGTCGACCGGCTCGTCGAGGGCGAGCCCGTCCCCGTCGTCGACGGCGTCCTCGACCTCTACCTCCTCTACAACCCCGGCGCCGCCTTCTCGCTGGGCACCGGGGCCACGCCGCTGCTGACGGCCTTCGCCGTCGTCGTGGTCGTCGGCGTCGCCGTCGTGGCCCGGCGGCTCGGCTCGCGCGCCTGGGCCCTCACGCTCGGCGTGCTCATGGGCGGGGCCCTGGGCAACCTCACCGACCGGCTGCTCCGCGAGCCCGGGCCGCTGCACGGGCACGTCGTCGACTTCCTGCGCCTGCCGCGCTGGCCCGTCTTCAACGTCGCCGACATCGCGGTGGTGACCGCGGCCGTCCTCGTCGTCCTGCTGACGCTGCGCGGCGTCGGCGTCGACGGCTCGAGGGAGGGGCGCGACGGCACGACCGGCACCCCCGACACCGACGGGGCCCCGGACGTCGCCGACGCCCGTGACGCCCGTGACGCCCGTGACGGGGACGCGGCCCCGACCGAGGGTCACGACGACGAGGGGGGCCCCCGCCGTGGGTGA
- a CDS encoding DivIVA domain-containing protein, with amino-acid sequence MALTPEMVASKTFTASRIRDGGYNVNEVDDFLDEVVTELTRLRTENDGLREQLAEAERRAADGGQPAAATGDAATTEDATPAAPPAPEAPAVETPAVPEPPAPVEAPAAPAAALADGTGTSAGSAAGVLALAQRLHDEHVRAGEEERDRLVTGARTEADRLVTEAEDTRRTTLEQLEEQRATELGALERERSLLERKIDELRGFERDYRSRLRAYLEGQLRDLDGTAAVVPGGGSGGTGGSS; translated from the coding sequence ATGGCGCTGACGCCCGAGATGGTGGCGAGCAAGACCTTCACCGCCAGCCGCATCCGCGACGGCGGCTACAACGTCAACGAGGTCGACGACTTCCTCGACGAGGTCGTCACCGAGCTCACGCGCCTGCGAACCGAGAACGACGGCCTGCGCGAGCAGCTCGCCGAGGCCGAGCGCCGCGCCGCCGACGGCGGGCAACCCGCCGCCGCGACGGGCGACGCCGCGACGACGGAGGACGCCACGCCGGCGGCGCCGCCCGCGCCGGAGGCCCCGGCCGTCGAGACGCCCGCCGTCCCCGAGCCGCCCGCCCCCGTGGAGGCCCCGGCCGCCCCGGCCGCCGCCCTCGCGGACGGCACCGGGACCTCGGCCGGCAGCGCCGCCGGGGTGCTCGCGCTGGCCCAGCGCCTGCACGACGAGCACGTGCGCGCCGGCGAGGAGGAGCGCGACCGTCTCGTCACGGGCGCGCGCACCGAGGCGGACCGCCTCGTCACGGAGGCCGAGGACACGCGGCGCACGACCCTCGAGCAGCTCGAGGAGCAGCGCGCCACCGAGCTCGGCGCCCTCGAGCGGGAGCGCTCCCTGCTCGAGCGCAAGATCGACGAGCTCCGCGGCTTCGAGCGCGACTACCGCAGCCGCCTGCGCGCCTACCTCGAGGGGCAGCTGCGCGACCTCGACGGCACGGCCGCGGTCGTGCCCGGCGGCGGCTCCGGCGGGACGGGCGGCAGCAGCTGA
- a CDS encoding YggT family protein has protein sequence MSAVFALLAFLVLLYLVLLLGRLVLDWVQLLSREWRPTGFVLVLAELVYSATDPPLRALRRVIKPVRIGQVQLDLAFLVLFLGLGILRSVLTQLSFTT, from the coding sequence GTGTCGGCGGTCTTCGCCCTCCTGGCGTTCCTCGTCCTGCTCTACCTCGTCCTGCTGCTGGGACGGCTCGTCCTCGACTGGGTGCAGCTGCTCTCCCGCGAGTGGCGCCCCACGGGCTTCGTCCTCGTCCTCGCCGAGCTCGTCTACTCGGCCACCGACCCGCCCCTGCGGGCGCTGCGCCGGGTCATCAAGCCCGTGCGCATCGGCCAGGTGCAGCTGGACCTCGCCTTCCTCGTGCTCTTCCTCGGGCTCGGCATCCTCCGCTCGGTGCTGACCCAGCTCTCTTTCACGACCTGA
- a CDS encoding cell division protein SepF — translation MAGALRRTMVYLGLAEEDPRDDELDGYEDDRGDRSARGDRPEAADDRRADAERAAAGHTAGHVAGHTTGRATEVREHRAAVTPINRERSMSRVVPEPLGGDLSRITTIHPRSYNEAKAIGESFRESVPVIMNLTDMDDADAKRLVDFSAGLVFGLRGSIERVTSKVFLLSPAHVEVTAEQAGPGRATSTAAASSFFNQS, via the coding sequence ATGGCAGGCGCGCTGCGCAGGACGATGGTCTACCTGGGCCTGGCCGAGGAGGACCCCCGCGACGACGAGCTCGACGGCTACGAGGACGACCGCGGGGACCGGTCCGCCCGCGGCGACCGTCCCGAGGCCGCGGACGACCGCCGCGCCGACGCCGAGCGGGCCGCCGCCGGGCACACCGCCGGGCACGTCGCCGGCCACACCACCGGCCGCGCCACCGAGGTGCGCGAGCACCGGGCCGCCGTCACGCCGATCAACCGGGAGCGCTCCATGTCTCGTGTCGTGCCCGAGCCGCTGGGGGGCGACCTCAGCCGCATCACGACCATCCACCCGCGCAGCTACAACGAGGCCAAGGCCATCGGCGAGAGCTTCCGCGAGTCGGTTCCCGTCATCATGAACCTCACCGACATGGACGACGCCGACGCCAAGCGTCTCGTCGACTTCTCCGCGGGCCTCGTCTTCGGCCTCCGCGGCTCCATCGAGCGCGTGACGTCCAAGGTCTTCCTGCTGTCGCCGGCGCACGTCGAGGTGACGGCCGAGCAGGCCGGCCCCGGCCGGGCGACGAGCACGGCGGCGGCCAGCTCGTTCTTCAACCAGAGCTAG
- a CDS encoding YggS family pyridoxal phosphate-dependent enzyme → MSVAPGGAGEQGGAEGAVARREELAAALRRLDDRVAAACAAAGRGRDEVGVVVTTKTWPASDVLHLAALGVRDVGEARAQEAGAKREEVLATGGPGTGDLRWHALGRLQRNKAGAVAAWASLVHSCDSERLAAALDRGAGAAGRVLPVLVQVDLDGDEGDEARGGVPVPGLPAVVDAVAAAGSLRLDGVMAVAPRGADPAAAFARLADAAARVRADHPGATVLSAGMSDDLEQAVAAGATLLRVGRAVLGARPPLG, encoded by the coding sequence GTGAGCGTCGCGCCCGGCGGGGCGGGGGAGCAGGGGGGCGCGGAGGGCGCCGTCGCGCGCCGCGAGGAGCTGGCCGCGGCCCTGCGTCGCCTCGACGACCGCGTCGCCGCCGCCTGCGCCGCGGCGGGCCGCGGGCGCGACGAGGTCGGCGTCGTCGTGACGACGAAGACGTGGCCCGCCTCCGACGTCCTCCACCTCGCCGCCCTCGGCGTCCGCGACGTCGGCGAGGCACGCGCCCAGGAGGCCGGCGCCAAGCGCGAGGAGGTGCTCGCGACGGGCGGGCCCGGGACGGGTGACCTCCGCTGGCACGCCCTCGGGCGGCTGCAGCGCAACAAGGCCGGTGCCGTCGCCGCCTGGGCCTCGCTCGTCCACTCCTGCGACAGCGAGCGGCTCGCCGCCGCCCTCGACCGCGGGGCGGGGGCGGCCGGGCGGGTGCTGCCCGTCCTCGTCCAGGTGGACCTCGACGGCGACGAGGGGGACGAGGCGCGCGGCGGGGTGCCCGTGCCGGGGCTGCCCGCCGTCGTCGACGCCGTCGCTGCCGCCGGCTCCCTGCGGCTCGACGGCGTCATGGCCGTCGCCCCCCGCGGCGCCGACCCGGCGGCCGCCTTCGCGCGGCTGGCGGACGCCGCCGCCCGTGTCCGGGCGGACCACCCGGGGGCCACGGTCCTCTCGGCGGGCATGAGCGACGACCTCGAGCAGGCCGTGGCGGCGGGCGCCACCCTCCTGCGTGTCGGGCGCGCCGTCCTCGGCGCCCGCCCGCCGCTCGGGTAG
- the pgeF gene encoding peptidoglycan editing factor PgeF → MPGAPGAVVALTTRAGGSPPRTPRGPYDGLDLALHVGDDPVAVHASRDALRATLAARGAGSLTFLEQVHGADVAVVRGPAAAGAPDLPAVDAAVTATPGVALAVLVADCVPVLLADPAAGVVGVAHAGRRGAVAGTALRALAAMADLGARDVVAVLGPSICGRCYEVPAALRDEVAATAPVAASTTWDGAPALDVAAVVLAQLRDAGVAVEQVPGCTAERPDLWSFRRDGGASGRTAGLAWVPA, encoded by the coding sequence CTGCCGGGGGCGCCCGGCGCCGTCGTCGCGCTCACGACGCGCGCGGGCGGCTCGCCGCCGCGCACGCCCCGCGGCCCGTACGACGGCCTCGACCTCGCCCTCCACGTCGGCGACGACCCCGTGGCCGTGCACGCCTCCCGCGACGCGCTGCGGGCGACGCTGGCGGCGCGCGGCGCGGGCTCGCTGACCTTCCTCGAGCAGGTCCACGGCGCGGACGTCGCCGTCGTGCGCGGGCCCGCCGCCGCGGGCGCGCCCGACCTCCCGGCCGTCGACGCGGCCGTCACGGCCACGCCGGGCGTGGCGCTCGCGGTGCTCGTGGCCGACTGCGTGCCGGTCCTGCTCGCCGACCCCGCGGCCGGCGTCGTCGGCGTCGCCCACGCGGGGCGGCGCGGCGCGGTCGCGGGCACGGCCCTGCGTGCGCTGGCGGCCATGGCCGACCTGGGCGCCCGCGACGTCGTGGCCGTCCTCGGCCCGAGCATCTGCGGGCGCTGCTACGAGGTCCCGGCGGCGCTGCGCGACGAGGTCGCCGCCACGGCGCCGGTCGCCGCGTCGACGACGTGGGACGGCGCGCCCGCCCTCGACGTCGCCGCCGTCGTCCTCGCCCAGCTGCGGGACGCGGGCGTCGCGGTCGAGCAGGTGCCGGGGTGCACCGCGGAGCGGCCGGACCTGTGGTCCTTCCGCCGTGACGGCGGCGCCTCCGGGCGCACCGCCGGCCTCGCCTGGGTGCCCGCGTGA
- the ftsZ gene encoding cell division protein FtsZ, producing MASPQNYLAVIKVVGIGGGGVNAVNRMIEVGLKGVEFIAVNTDAQALLMSDADVKLDVGRELTRGLGAGADPEVGRRAAEDHAEEIEEALRGADMVFVTAGEGGGTGTGGAPVVARIARELGALTIGVVTRPFTFEGRRRANQADSGIESLREEVDTLIVIPNDRLLSISDRAVSMLDAFRSADQVLLSGVQGITDLITTPGLINLDFADVKSVMQGAGSALMGIGSARGEDRAVLASEAAISSPLLEASIDGAHGVLLSVQGGSDLGLFEINEAARLVQEAAHPEANIIFGAVIDDALGDEVRVTVIAAGFDSGTPSRRRDERGQAAAPAAQQRPARGAAPQQRPAPVGGDDVPTSPWPGAQGSSPAAAPQQQERPAPAEAREDAQPAQPQPLDQGPAWGRGQRDDDLDVPDFLR from the coding sequence GTGGCATCACCCCAGAACTACCTCGCCGTCATCAAGGTCGTCGGCATCGGCGGCGGCGGCGTCAACGCCGTCAACCGGATGATCGAGGTCGGCCTCAAGGGCGTCGAGTTCATCGCCGTCAACACCGACGCCCAGGCGCTGCTGATGTCCGACGCCGACGTCAAGCTCGACGTCGGCCGCGAGCTCACGCGCGGGCTCGGCGCCGGCGCGGACCCCGAGGTCGGCCGTCGCGCCGCCGAGGACCACGCCGAGGAGATCGAGGAGGCGCTGCGCGGCGCCGACATGGTCTTCGTCACGGCAGGCGAGGGCGGCGGCACGGGCACCGGCGGCGCCCCCGTCGTGGCCCGGATCGCCCGCGAGCTCGGCGCCCTCACCATCGGCGTCGTCACGCGGCCCTTCACCTTCGAGGGACGCCGTCGCGCCAACCAGGCCGACAGCGGCATCGAGAGCCTCCGCGAGGAGGTCGACACCCTCATCGTCATCCCCAACGACCGGCTGCTGTCGATCAGCGACCGTGCGGTGAGCATGCTCGACGCCTTCCGCTCCGCCGACCAGGTCCTGCTGTCCGGCGTCCAGGGCATCACCGACCTCATCACCACGCCGGGCCTCATCAACCTCGACTTCGCCGACGTCAAGAGCGTCATGCAGGGCGCCGGCAGCGCCCTCATGGGCATCGGCTCGGCGCGCGGCGAGGACCGCGCCGTCCTCGCGTCCGAGGCGGCCATCTCCTCCCCGCTGCTCGAGGCGAGCATCGACGGCGCCCACGGCGTCCTGCTGTCCGTCCAGGGCGGCTCGGACCTCGGCCTCTTCGAGATCAACGAGGCGGCCCGGCTCGTGCAGGAGGCCGCGCACCCCGAGGCCAACATCATCTTCGGCGCCGTCATCGACGACGCCCTCGGCGACGAGGTCCGCGTCACCGTCATCGCGGCGGGCTTCGACAGCGGCACGCCGTCGCGCCGCCGGGACGAGCGCGGCCAGGCCGCCGCGCCGGCGGCCCAGCAGCGCCCCGCCCGCGGCGCCGCCCCGCAGCAGCGCCCCGCGCCCGTCGGCGGGGACGACGTCCCCACGTCGCCGTGGCCCGGCGCCCAGGGGTCCTCGCCCGCGGCGGCCCCGCAGCAGCAGGAGCGTCCCGCCCCCGCCGAGGCGCGCGAGGACGCCCAGCCCGCGCAGCCGCAGCCGCTCGACCAGGGCCCGGCCTGGGGCCGCGGGCAGCGCGACGACGACCTCGACGTCCCGGACTTCCTCCGCTGA
- a CDS encoding cell division protein FtsQ/DivIB → MQQGPADDDLAAAAPADGDDRARPPVPAHRGGLPPRPRGGGAAHGGTPTAPRAPAPRPASERGGLPGRAAPVHLRRSTPRSTAAPSGAPPAAVVRTRGRTVTVDAARRFAERARERRRAALKPVLLALAALVVVGAVAWVLLWSPLLVVRDVAVLGLQRLDPAQVAAVVDPARDVPLARVDTGDLEDRLEALPLVQSAVVGPVWPSGLEVRVVERVPVAAVASPDGGFDVVDRTGTTVQTSPEPPADVPVIDVDVTTAGPDTVQAVTRVLDELPVALREQVAAAGGASRDGVVLRLREGAQVVWGGADQTPLKAEVLTALLQRPAALYDVSAPRAPVVRAG, encoded by the coding sequence GTGCAGCAGGGGCCCGCCGACGACGACCTCGCGGCCGCCGCGCCCGCGGACGGCGACGACCGTGCCCGGCCCCCCGTCCCCGCCCACCGGGGAGGCCTCCCGCCCCGTCCCCGGGGCGGCGGCGCCGCGCACGGCGGGACGCCGACCGCCCCCCGCGCGCCGGCCCCGCGGCCGGCGTCGGAGCGGGGCGGGCTGCCCGGCCGGGCCGCGCCCGTGCACCTGCGGCGCTCGACCCCCCGCTCCACGGCCGCCCCCTCGGGCGCGCCGCCCGCCGCCGTCGTCCGCACGCGGGGCCGGACGGTCACCGTCGACGCGGCGCGCCGCTTCGCCGAGCGGGCGCGCGAGCGCCGCCGTGCCGCGCTCAAGCCCGTCCTGCTCGCGCTCGCGGCGCTCGTCGTCGTCGGCGCCGTCGCCTGGGTGCTCCTCTGGTCGCCGCTGCTCGTCGTGCGCGACGTCGCCGTGCTGGGCCTGCAGCGTCTCGACCCGGCCCAGGTCGCGGCCGTCGTCGACCCCGCCCGCGACGTCCCGCTCGCCCGGGTGGACACGGGCGACCTCGAGGACCGCCTCGAGGCGCTGCCCCTCGTGCAGTCCGCCGTCGTCGGGCCGGTCTGGCCGTCGGGCCTGGAGGTCCGGGTCGTCGAGCGGGTGCCGGTGGCCGCCGTCGCCTCGCCGGACGGCGGCTTCGACGTCGTCGACCGCACCGGCACCACGGTGCAGACCTCGCCCGAGCCGCCGGCCGACGTCCCCGTCATCGACGTCGACGTGACGACGGCGGGGCCCGACACCGTCCAGGCCGTCACGCGGGTCCTCGACGAGCTGCCCGTGGCGCTGCGCGAGCAGGTCGCGGCGGCCGGGGGTGCGAGCCGGGACGGCGTCGTGCTGCGCCTGCGCGAGGGCGCCCAGGTGGTGTGGGGCGGCGCCGACCAGACGCCGCTCAAGGCCGAGGTGCTGACCGCGCTGCTGCAGCGCCCCGCCGCGCTCTACGACGTGAGCGCCCCGCGCGCCCCCGTCGTCCGCGCGGGCTGA
- the murC gene encoding UDP-N-acetylmuramate--L-alanine ligase has product MSPAPVPAAADDLLGGDVPTVFDVAAPVPPADDLGGVHLVGVGGIGMSGIARVLLARGLRVSGSDAKDLPVLAVLRALGGDVGAGFDPARLEGAGTVVAGSAIRPDNPELLAARERGLRVLHRSQGLQALMADRRAVAVAGTNGKTTTTSMLVVTLQHAGLDPSFAVGGELTGAGTNAHDGTGDLFVAEADESDASFLVYAPELSVVTNVQPDHLDHYGTPAAVERAFGAFAGRVRPGGTLVVCADDPGAARLAAAVRAAGAQRPGRWPAVVTYGLDAAADVRLVDVAPAGGRISFRLLEGDVDHGVVDLGVPGVHNALDAAAAWTAATRLGVDPATARAGLESFTGTRRRFEPRGTADGVRVYDDYAHNPAKVAAAVATGRQVAGAGRLVVVFQPHLYSRTLDFAAEFGAALASADEVLVMDVYAAREDPVPGVTGALVAGAVPLPAERVTYLPSWGDAAGAAAGRARPGDLVLTVGAGDVTMVAAEVLDVLARRGSGGPA; this is encoded by the coding sequence ATGAGCCCCGCCCCGGTCCCCGCGGCCGCCGACGACCTCCTCGGGGGCGACGTGCCGACGGTCTTCGACGTCGCCGCGCCCGTCCCGCCGGCCGACGACCTGGGCGGGGTGCACCTCGTCGGGGTCGGGGGCATCGGCATGTCCGGGATCGCCCGCGTGCTGCTCGCCCGCGGCCTGCGGGTCAGCGGCAGCGACGCCAAGGACCTCCCCGTCCTCGCGGTGCTGCGCGCCCTCGGCGGCGACGTCGGGGCAGGGTTCGACCCGGCCCGCCTCGAGGGCGCCGGCACGGTCGTCGCCGGCTCGGCGATCCGCCCGGACAACCCCGAGCTGCTCGCGGCGCGCGAGCGCGGGCTCCGGGTGCTGCACCGCTCGCAGGGCCTGCAGGCGCTCATGGCCGACCGCCGCGCCGTGGCCGTCGCCGGGACCAACGGCAAGACGACGACGACGTCGATGCTCGTCGTCACCCTGCAGCACGCGGGCCTCGACCCGTCCTTCGCCGTCGGCGGGGAGCTGACGGGGGCGGGCACCAACGCCCACGACGGGACCGGCGACCTGTTCGTCGCCGAGGCCGACGAGTCGGACGCCTCCTTCCTCGTCTACGCGCCCGAGCTGTCGGTCGTGACGAACGTCCAGCCCGACCACCTCGACCACTACGGGACGCCGGCGGCGGTCGAGCGGGCCTTCGGCGCCTTCGCCGGCCGGGTGCGGCCCGGCGGCACGCTCGTCGTCTGCGCCGACGACCCGGGCGCGGCCCGCCTCGCCGCGGCCGTCCGGGCCGCCGGCGCGCAGCGGCCCGGCCGGTGGCCGGCCGTCGTCACCTACGGGCTCGACGCCGCGGCGGACGTGCGCCTCGTCGACGTGGCGCCGGCGGGCGGCCGCATCTCGTTCCGGCTCCTCGAGGGGGACGTCGACCACGGGGTCGTCGACCTCGGGGTACCTGGCGTGCACAACGCCCTCGACGCGGCAGCGGCCTGGACGGCCGCCACCCGGCTCGGCGTCGACCCCGCCACGGCCCGCGCGGGCCTCGAGTCCTTCACGGGCACGCGCCGCCGGTTCGAGCCGCGCGGCACGGCCGACGGGGTGCGGGTCTACGACGACTACGCCCACAACCCCGCCAAGGTGGCGGCCGCGGTCGCCACGGGGCGGCAGGTGGCCGGGGCGGGGCGCCTCGTCGTCGTCTTCCAGCCGCACCTGTACAGCCGCACGCTCGACTTCGCCGCCGAGTTCGGCGCCGCGCTCGCCTCCGCCGACGAGGTCCTCGTCATGGACGTCTACGCCGCCCGGGAGGACCCCGTGCCCGGCGTGACCGGCGCGCTCGTCGCCGGCGCGGTGCCGCTGCCCGCCGAGCGCGTCACCTACCTGCCCTCGTGGGGCGACGCCGCCGGTGCCGCCGCGGGCCGCGCGCGGCCCGGCGACCTCGTCCTCACCGTCGGGGCCGGCGACGTGACGATGGTGGCCGCCGAGGTCCTCGACGTCCTCGCGCGCCGGGGGAGCGGGGGACCGGCGTGA
- the murG gene encoding undecaprenyldiphospho-muramoylpentapeptide beta-N-acetylglucosaminyltransferase produces the protein MSAAGAAGRPPSVLLAGGGTAGHVNPMLALADAVRRRHPDAHVLALGTAEGLEARLVPARGYELALVPRVPLPRRPSRALLSLPGRLGEAVSAADRAVAGCGPDGADVVVGMGGYVAVPAYLAARRRGVPVVVHEQNARPGIANKLGARLTRHVATTFPGTPLPHAVRVGLPMSPAVAHLDRGALRAEARAAFDLHPERPTLLVFGGSLGAQRLNEAVAGAWPDLAAADVQVLHLTGAGKEVPVLGTGADGPVHRVLPYTDRMDLAYAAADVALCRAGAGTVCEVGAVGLPAAFVPLPIGNGEQRRNAEPVVGAGGALLVDDADLDAAWLRAELLPVLADPARRARMGAAAQASAVRDADDRLADLVLAAAGRA, from the coding sequence GTGAGCGCGGCCGGCGCCGCGGGGCGCCCGCCGTCGGTCCTGCTGGCCGGCGGCGGCACCGCCGGCCACGTCAACCCGATGCTCGCGCTCGCGGACGCCGTCCGCCGGCGCCACCCGGACGCGCACGTCCTCGCCCTCGGCACGGCGGAGGGGCTCGAGGCGCGGCTGGTGCCCGCCCGCGGCTACGAGCTGGCGCTGGTCCCGCGCGTGCCGCTGCCGCGGCGTCCCTCGCGCGCGCTGCTCTCCCTGCCCGGGCGCCTGGGCGAGGCCGTGAGCGCCGCCGACCGCGCGGTCGCCGGCTGCGGCCCCGACGGCGCGGACGTCGTCGTCGGCATGGGCGGTTACGTCGCCGTGCCCGCGTACCTCGCCGCCCGACGGCGCGGCGTGCCCGTCGTCGTCCACGAGCAGAACGCCCGCCCGGGCATCGCCAACAAGCTCGGCGCGCGGCTCACCCGCCACGTCGCGACGACGTTCCCCGGGACGCCCCTGCCGCACGCCGTCCGCGTCGGGCTCCCCATGAGCCCGGCCGTCGCGCACCTCGACCGCGGGGCGCTGCGGGCCGAGGCGCGGGCAGCCTTCGACCTCCACCCGGAGCGGCCGACGCTCCTCGTGTTCGGGGGGTCGCTCGGCGCGCAGCGCCTCAACGAGGCCGTCGCGGGGGCGTGGCCGGACCTCGCCGCGGCCGACGTCCAGGTGCTGCACCTCACGGGCGCCGGCAAGGAGGTGCCCGTGCTCGGCACGGGCGCCGACGGGCCGGTCCACCGGGTGCTGCCGTACACCGACCGCATGGACCTCGCGTACGCCGCCGCGGACGTGGCGCTCTGCCGTGCCGGCGCGGGCACCGTCTGCGAGGTCGGGGCCGTCGGCCTCCCCGCGGCGTTCGTGCCCCTGCCGATCGGCAACGGCGAGCAGCGGCGCAACGCCGAGCCCGTCGTCGGGGCGGGCGGCGCGCTGCTCGTCGACGACGCCGACCTGGACGCGGCGTGGCTCCGCGCCGAGCTGCTGCCCGTCCTCGCCGACCCCGCCCGCCGGGCGCGGATGGGCGCGGCGGCGCAGGCGAGCGCCGTGCGGGACGCCGACGACCGGCTGGCCGACCTCGTGCTCGCCGCGGCGGGCCGGGCATGA